One window of the Natrinema sp. CBA1119 genome contains the following:
- a CDS encoding thioesterase family protein, which translates to MAAYETTIDVRTDDLGRGGHVNNSKFVAYTDLARDRYFASHGYGPDGGKHLVVTLEVEYERALTTLAPITIAVDVTDIGETSVTLEYELRDDDGAVATVTTVVVTVDEDGPTAIPASLRDGLKADLESSTA; encoded by the coding sequence ATGGCGGCCTACGAGACGACGATCGACGTCAGGACCGACGACCTCGGGCGGGGCGGACACGTCAACAACTCGAAATTCGTCGCGTACACCGACCTCGCGCGGGACCGCTACTTCGCAAGTCACGGCTACGGGCCCGACGGCGGCAAGCATCTGGTCGTCACGCTCGAGGTCGAGTACGAGCGCGCGCTCACGACGCTGGCACCGATCACCATCGCCGTCGACGTGACCGACATCGGTGAAACGAGCGTCACCCTCGAATACGAGCTCCGGGACGACGACGGCGCGGTCGCCACCGTCACGACGGTGGTCGTCACGGTCGACGAGGACGGCCCGACTGCAATCCCGGCGTCGCTGCGCGACGGACTGAAGGCGGACCTCGAGTCGTCGACGGCGTGA
- a CDS encoding zinc-binding dehydrogenase → MSSEMTAHVIEEYGDPDVFTETSLEVPEPGPDEIRVEVEASSLNPVDYKIRQGALPDFAPELPATLHCDVSGVVDAVGENVETFAEGDEVYGMPGGAGRQGSLADYVVGHAGTFAHAPESIPLEEAAALPVVALTAWELLTDKASVDGGENVLVYGGSGGVGHVAVQVADAFGATVTATGSSEEKRALAAALGADATVDYTTTDVETYVDEHAGGAGFDVVVDPVGDEHLETAFEAVRPYGSVVTTESSAAEGLDLAPMHANSLELGVVLVILPVLLGDRQERIGEELADIAALVDDGAVEPHIAERFAFDEAAAAHRRGESGDFSGKLLLVNE, encoded by the coding sequence ATGTCTTCGGAGATGACCGCCCACGTGATCGAGGAGTACGGCGACCCGGACGTGTTCACGGAGACGAGCCTCGAGGTCCCTGAACCCGGACCCGACGAGATCCGCGTCGAAGTCGAAGCGTCCAGTCTCAACCCCGTCGATTACAAGATCCGACAGGGTGCGTTGCCCGACTTCGCCCCCGAACTCCCGGCGACGCTCCACTGCGACGTTTCGGGCGTCGTCGACGCGGTCGGCGAGAACGTCGAGACCTTCGCGGAGGGAGACGAGGTGTACGGCATGCCCGGCGGCGCGGGCCGACAGGGCTCGCTCGCCGACTACGTCGTCGGCCACGCCGGAACCTTCGCGCACGCACCCGAATCGATCCCGCTCGAGGAGGCCGCCGCCCTCCCGGTCGTCGCGCTCACCGCCTGGGAACTGCTCACCGACAAGGCGAGCGTCGACGGCGGCGAGAACGTGCTCGTCTACGGCGGCAGCGGCGGCGTCGGTCACGTCGCCGTCCAGGTGGCCGATGCGTTCGGCGCGACCGTGACCGCGACGGGCTCGAGCGAGGAAAAGCGCGCCCTCGCCGCGGCGCTCGGTGCCGACGCGACCGTCGATTACACGACGACCGACGTCGAGACGTACGTCGACGAGCACGCCGGGGGAGCCGGCTTCGACGTCGTCGTCGATCCGGTCGGGGACGAGCACCTCGAGACGGCGTTCGAGGCGGTCCGGCCCTACGGCAGCGTCGTGACGACCGAGTCGAGCGCGGCCGAGGGACTGGATCTCGCGCCCATGCACGCGAACTCGCTCGAACTCGGCGTCGTGCTCGTCATCCTGCCCGTGCTACTCGGCGATCGACAGGAGCGCATCGGCGAGGAACTCGCGGATATCGCGGCCCTCGTCGACGACGGGGCCGTCGAACCACACATCGCCGAGCGGTTCGCCTTCGACGAGGCCGCCGCCGCCCACCGTCGCGGTGAGAGCGGGGACTTCAGCGGGAAGCTGCTGCTCGTCAACGAGTGA
- a CDS encoding HD domain-containing protein, which translates to MKVIKDSVHDHIQVDGVARDLLDTPAVQRLRNISQLGTVSLVYPSANHTRFEHSLGVYHLACEALEQLNVDGKRAAQVHAAALLHDVGHGPFSHNLESLTYRRTGRYHDDVHELLADGAVGEVLREHGLEPATIADLVAGEGRFGQVVSGELDVDRMDYLVRDAHHTGVPYGTIDHGRLVRELTFADGELVLDEGNVQTAESLLVARALMNPTVYSHSVARISKAMLRRAGERLLDTPAADVDAGTLQRMDDHDLIAALRSCEATGEFSRRLDQRDLFKRAVWAEIDDVPGGIIEADHEAIREFEREIGDRADVDPAHVILDVPSRPSMTESTTRVMVNGEIRRLGQQSPLVEALRAAQYSQWRLGVYSPPELRDRVGRAAVEVLGLDIDGALVSEVRDGMDATLDQFVD; encoded by the coding sequence ATGAAGGTCATCAAGGACAGCGTCCACGATCACATCCAGGTCGACGGAGTCGCACGCGACCTGCTCGATACGCCCGCGGTACAGCGGCTCCGGAACATCAGTCAACTCGGGACCGTCTCGCTGGTCTATCCCTCGGCCAACCACACCCGCTTCGAACACAGTCTCGGCGTCTACCACCTCGCTTGCGAAGCGCTCGAGCAGCTCAACGTCGACGGGAAGCGAGCCGCGCAGGTCCACGCCGCGGCCCTGCTCCACGACGTGGGTCACGGCCCTTTCAGCCACAACCTCGAGTCGCTGACCTACCGGCGAACCGGCCGATACCACGACGACGTTCACGAACTGCTCGCGGATGGGGCAGTCGGCGAGGTGTTACGGGAGCACGGTCTCGAGCCGGCCACGATAGCGGACCTGGTCGCCGGCGAGGGGCGGTTCGGTCAGGTAGTTTCGGGCGAGCTCGACGTCGATCGGATGGATTACCTGGTGCGAGACGCCCACCACACGGGGGTCCCCTACGGGACGATCGATCACGGCCGTCTCGTTCGTGAGCTGACGTTCGCCGACGGCGAACTCGTCCTCGACGAGGGGAACGTCCAGACCGCCGAGAGCCTGCTGGTCGCCCGGGCGCTCATGAATCCGACCGTCTACAGTCACAGCGTCGCCCGGATCAGCAAGGCGATGTTGCGGCGGGCCGGCGAACGGCTGCTGGATACGCCCGCGGCCGACGTCGACGCCGGAACGCTCCAGCGGATGGACGATCACGACCTGATCGCCGCGCTGCGCTCGTGCGAGGCGACCGGCGAGTTCTCCCGTCGACTGGATCAGCGCGACCTGTTCAAGCGTGCGGTGTGGGCCGAGATCGACGACGTTCCGGGAGGCATCATCGAAGCCGACCACGAGGCGATCCGAGAGTTCGAACGCGAGATCGGTGACCGGGCGGACGTCGATCCGGCTCACGTCATCCTCGACGTGCCGAGTCGACCCTCGATGACGGAATCGACGACGCGCGTGATGGTCAACGGCGAAATCCGACGGCTGGGACAGCAGTCGCCGCTGGTCGAGGCCCTGCGGGCGGCGCAGTACTCCCAGTGGCGCCTCGGGGTCTACTCACCGCCCGAACTGCGCGACCGAGTCGGTCGGGCCGCCGTCGAGGTGCTCGGGCTGGACATCGACGGCGCGCTGGTCAGCGAGGTCCGGGACGGCATGGACGCGACGCTGGATCAGTTCGTCGACTGA
- a CDS encoding amidohydrolase family protein produces the protein MERTGTILRGREFDPVEGRVIIDDDGRIEAIEETSVESDDIVLPAFVNAHTHIGDSIAKEAGGGLSLEELVAPPDGLKHRLLRAASRDDLVSAMERSLGFMQRAGTAACLDFREGGVEGVRMLEAAADGREIDALSFARGSVDAMRAGDGFGASGANDASFETERTATREAGKPFGIHAGEVDESDINPALDLDPDFLVHMVHPKPVHLDRIADSEIPIVVCPRSNLVTDVGLSPYEDLNERTTLALGTDNVMLNSPSMFREMEFLAKLSDLPAAEILRMATSNGAEIADLEYGLLEPGREARLLVLDGDSDNLAGARDPVRAVVRRAGVDDVREVVSGSNADGEAAIE, from the coding sequence ATGGAACGAACGGGTACGATTCTCCGCGGCCGCGAGTTCGACCCCGTCGAGGGACGGGTGATCATCGATGACGACGGCCGCATCGAGGCCATCGAGGAAACGTCGGTCGAGAGCGACGACATCGTCCTCCCGGCGTTCGTCAACGCCCATACCCACATCGGCGATTCGATCGCCAAGGAGGCCGGCGGCGGCCTCTCGCTCGAGGAACTCGTCGCCCCGCCGGACGGGCTGAAACACCGGCTGCTCCGGGCGGCCTCCCGCGACGACCTCGTGAGCGCGATGGAGCGGTCGCTGGGGTTCATGCAACGGGCCGGCACGGCAGCCTGTCTGGACTTTCGCGAGGGCGGCGTCGAAGGTGTTCGGATGCTCGAGGCGGCCGCGGACGGCCGCGAGATCGACGCGCTCTCGTTCGCGCGCGGCTCCGTCGACGCGATGCGCGCGGGCGACGGCTTCGGTGCGAGCGGGGCCAACGACGCGTCGTTCGAGACGGAACGAACCGCGACTCGGGAGGCGGGCAAACCCTTCGGCATCCACGCCGGCGAGGTCGACGAGAGCGATATCAACCCGGCGCTGGACCTCGATCCGGACTTTCTGGTCCACATGGTCCACCCGAAGCCGGTCCATCTGGACCGGATCGCGGACAGCGAGATTCCGATCGTCGTCTGCCCGCGCTCGAACCTCGTCACCGACGTGGGGCTGTCTCCCTACGAGGACCTGAACGAGCGGACGACGCTCGCGCTCGGGACGGACAACGTGATGCTCAACTCGCCGTCGATGTTCCGCGAGATGGAGTTCCTCGCGAAGCTCTCCGACCTGCCGGCCGCCGAAATCCTCCGGATGGCGACGAGTAACGGTGCCGAGATCGCGGACCTCGAGTACGGCCTGCTCGAGCCCGGCCGAGAGGCTCGCCTGCTAGTACTCGACGGGGATTCGGACAACCTCGCTGGCGCGCGGGATCCGGTCCGGGCCGTGGTTCGGCGCGCCGGCGTCGACGACGTTCGGGAAGTCGTTTCCGGATCGAACGCTGACGGTGAGGCCGCCATAGAGTAG
- a CDS encoding gamma carbonic anhydrase family protein produces MGTFKTILETGTDMLRSFDGTEPEVADTAYVDEAAVVIGDVVIEDEASVWPNATLRGDHGTIVVGEGANVQDNAVLHETAELEPYSTVGHSAIVHDATVAERALVGMNAVVLDGARVGEGAVVAAGSVVTEDTEIPSSTLVAGAPAEPKTEIDDPGLEATADRYVELSKEHAETSHRLD; encoded by the coding sequence ATGGGTACCTTCAAGACGATTCTCGAGACAGGAACGGACATGCTACGATCGTTCGACGGGACGGAACCAGAGGTCGCCGACACCGCGTACGTCGACGAGGCCGCGGTCGTCATCGGCGACGTCGTCATCGAAGACGAGGCCAGCGTCTGGCCGAACGCCACCCTCCGCGGCGATCACGGGACGATCGTCGTCGGCGAGGGAGCCAACGTCCAGGATAACGCCGTCCTCCACGAGACGGCCGAACTCGAGCCCTACTCGACGGTCGGTCACAGCGCCATCGTTCACGACGCGACCGTCGCCGAGCGCGCGCTGGTCGGGATGAACGCGGTCGTCCTCGACGGTGCCCGCGTCGGCGAGGGGGCGGTCGTCGCCGCCGGCAGCGTCGTCACGGAGGACACCGAAATCCCGTCGTCGACGCTGGTCGCCGGTGCGCCCGCGGAACCGAAGACCGAGATCGACGATCCGGGGCTCGAGGCGACGGCCGACCGATACGTCGAACTCTCGAAAGAACACGCGGAAACGTCCCACCGTCTCGACTAA
- a CDS encoding DUF3006 family protein translates to MRETHTAVLDRIVDGATAVLLLEDDETVVDELAIAVEELPDDGRHEGAVFDATVDRDAGELLEATYREEVERDRREATRERFDRLSERLSDEE, encoded by the coding sequence ATGCGTGAAACCCACACTGCGGTCCTCGACCGCATCGTCGACGGAGCGACGGCAGTGCTCCTGCTCGAGGACGACGAGACCGTCGTCGATGAACTCGCGATCGCCGTCGAGGAACTGCCCGACGACGGCCGGCACGAGGGAGCGGTCTTCGACGCGACCGTGGACCGGGACGCGGGGGAGTTGCTCGAGGCGACGTACCGCGAGGAGGTCGAACGGGACCGACGGGAAGCGACGCGGGAGCGATTCGATCGGCTCTCCGAGCGGTTATCTGACGAGGAGTGA
- a CDS encoding OsmC family protein — translation MAKQVTTVSEEGYSATNEIRDFETAIDANGEEAPDTLEALLAAYGSCYVPALRVGGQQRGADDLGRIEIDISGELNDDDKLESVQFDISVAADVDDDTGEEIIERAFELCKVHDALKDSLHADTSFEGSAF, via the coding sequence ATGGCGAAACAGGTCACCACCGTCTCCGAGGAAGGGTACAGCGCGACGAACGAAATCCGCGACTTCGAGACCGCGATCGACGCCAACGGAGAGGAGGCGCCCGACACACTGGAGGCGCTGCTCGCCGCCTACGGCTCCTGTTACGTGCCGGCGCTGCGCGTCGGCGGCCAGCAGCGCGGGGCCGACGACCTCGGGCGGATCGAGATCGATATCAGCGGCGAACTCAACGACGACGATAAACTCGAGTCGGTCCAGTTCGACATCAGCGTGGCGGCCGACGTCGACGACGACACCGGCGAGGAGATCATCGAGCGCGCCTTCGAACTCTGCAAGGTCCACGACGCGCTGAAGGACAGCCTGCACGCCGACACGAGCTTCGAGGGGAGCGCGTTCTGA
- a CDS encoding metal-dependent hydrolase: MELTWHGHSTWHVTVGETTLLIDPFFDNPKTGLEPADIETPDYVLLTHGHADHIAHAGEFSDATLVATPELVSYCEEEFGFEDAVGGMGMNIGGTVECGDAYVTMVRADHTNGIMTENDTSGGMPAGFVVSDTKPTQVSDEESTAFYDAGDTSLMTEMREVVGPYLEPDAAAVPIGDHFTMGPWQAAVAVDWLDVDHAFPQHYDTFPPIEQDPEDFAREVKATGSDAEVHALEADEPFELEP; this comes from the coding sequence ATGGAACTCACCTGGCACGGCCACTCGACGTGGCACGTCACCGTTGGGGAAACGACGCTACTGATCGATCCGTTCTTCGACAACCCGAAGACGGGCCTCGAGCCGGCCGACATCGAGACGCCGGACTACGTGCTGTTGACGCACGGCCACGCGGATCACATCGCCCACGCCGGCGAGTTTTCGGACGCGACGTTGGTCGCCACGCCGGAACTGGTCTCCTACTGCGAGGAGGAGTTCGGCTTCGAGGACGCGGTCGGCGGGATGGGCATGAACATCGGCGGCACCGTCGAATGCGGCGACGCCTACGTCACGATGGTTCGCGCCGACCACACGAACGGGATCATGACCGAGAACGACACGAGCGGCGGGATGCCCGCTGGCTTCGTCGTTTCGGATACGAAGCCGACGCAGGTCAGCGACGAGGAGTCGACGGCGTTCTACGACGCCGGCGACACCAGCCTCATGACCGAGATGCGGGAGGTCGTCGGCCCGTACCTCGAGCCCGACGCCGCCGCGGTGCCGATCGGCGACCACTTCACGATGGGACCCTGGCAGGCCGCCGTCGCCGTCGACTGGCTCGACGTCGATCACGCCTTCCCGCAGCACTACGACACCTTCCCGCCGATCGAGCAGGATCCCGAGGACTTCGCCAGGGAAGTCAAAGCGACCGGCAGCGACGCCGAAGTCCACGCCCTCGAGGCAGACGAGCCGTTCGAACTCGAGCCCTGA